Below is a genomic region from Trichoderma asperellum chromosome 2, complete sequence.
ATGACGACGCCCTGCTGCGCCCAGTACGCCGCCTGGAACAGGTAGTAGAACTTGAAGACGGCCTCATGCGAGCGGTGCGGAAACGTCTCGTACATGCCGGCCGTGTTGAAGTACCACACGGGGCTGCGGCTCATGACGTAGACGCCCGTCGGCCCCATGCAGCTGAAATAGATGGCCGTGTACATCTGCTCGGCgaagcgctgctgcttgccCTTGCTCTTGATGCCGTTGATGCGGCCCAGCGGGATCAGCAGCTCCTGCATCATCAGCTCGCGCGTAAAGGACAGCACAATCGTGTAAAAGGCCACAAAGGCCACGTCCCAGAGGCCCTTTCCATAGTGCGCGGGCAGCGTCGGGTCGAGATGGGCGCTGGGGTTTGGCTGCTCGTacgagaggaagatgaagcggCTGACGGGGTTGGCGTCGGTTGGGTTGACGGCATAGGCGGCGCCAAACAGCACCAGCAGGATCAGGGGAGCAACCCAGGTGTGCTTGAAGGAGAAGCGGGCGAAGCGGCGGAACAGCGATCGAGCCTTTCGTCGCCTCTTCTTGTCTGCCGAGAGgcgtgatgatgatgccgcgcCGTTGGGGCCGTTGCTTGCGGCAGCGGATATCTCGGTAGGGCCGGCAAGCTGCTGATTTCGCCGACGGACAGCGCCGTTTGCCTGGGACGGCGGCGGTGACGAGCTGAGCAGCGGGGCGGCGTCGTGCCCAGCCATTGCTGCGAGAGGAGGCCTGTGAAGAGCGGTGGTGAGCGATGAAACTGAAGTCGAGGTtcgcgaagaagagaagttcGAGATATCCGTGGGAATAGCGGCAGGCTGATGGAGGGTGGGCCAGCAACAGGCTTTAAATCGGCGGGCGGGCGGTATAGCGCAGTGACCTGGAGGGTACTTGGGAAGCTGTTATAAGCTACCAGCCAGAGCTTGTCAGATGGGACTGAAATAGCGTCCCCAAGCACGCCAGAAAAGGCCTTGGGCAGCGGTCTTTGGCTTGGTGGAATGATGTAAACGGTGCCAAGAAGGCGGGCGTCGCCGGATGTACCTCTTTAGTAACTGCCCGAGTGGATGCAACGCCGCAATTACTGGATCTCGCCCACCAAGCGCCCGGATTTCGACTGGTCGTGTGCACCAGTTTTATAaaggccagaaaaaaaaaaagagagagactcgGTGCCGTCGGCATTTCTCGTCCGGGCCGACACTTTCAATGCCTGATGACGTCTGTGGTCAACGGCAGCCGGTAGAGCAGATTTCTTGAGAGTCAGGCAGATCAGCTGAGAGCATCACGGAGAATTAGACGAAAGACCTGCATCCCGGAAAGTTCCAATTCAAGAGCCATTTTCctgattttattttatttatttttttcctttcccaatttttttttcactttctgtttattttctctccttctttttgtaCCTGCAGCATCAATAGTTCAACTTAGACAAAGCATCTTTTGCGCGTGGCGCTTCCCTACTGCACACACTCGGAATCAGCTGCCGAAAGCCACATATCAAGCCTCGCGCACTCTCTCCACCAAAACTCATATATACGAGCACGCATCAAccgatgctgctggagccatATGCAAGGGACCCGTTTGCACTCCCAGGGCTGAAAACGCTAAAGCATCCTTCCGAGGCCTCGACGCCGCAATCCATGCTAAATTCTCCGTGCTCCAGACTGGACCCTCTTTCTGGGCCCCTGAGACACGGAGCCCGCGGGTTCACGGCGTCTGGAGGAGCACAGAAGAATCAGCATGTTTTTGCACTTATCGTTGCTATTACAAAATAGTTCTCGTAGGAATATTCATGCCCGGAGATTAGACACTCAAAATCCTGAATTGAGATTGCTCTCGGGGGCTGCAGGTGTCCGTTATCCCCGTAGAAAGTGTGCCCACTGTCTTCTTGCACTGGCAGCACACGACACTCTCTCGCAAGGTCAAGTAACCAAGATATATTTGTTGAAATTCATAGCACCATAGATGGCATCTTTTTCGATAGCAGATCCAGGACCCGCAATGTGTTCGCAAACCCCTTGGCTCATATCTAAACAGAGTCTATCGGTGGCTGGAAGAACAAAGTCATTTTGCTTCATGCTCGTTAAtcaaaactttttaaatcaGTCGCACATAACATAAATCATCCAGTGATAAcattctccttttttcctctccagcTCAATCGATCTGCTTCTCGCATCCAATCCGGTTGAGAAACTCCTTACGATCACTGTGACCGGGCAGATGCaagccgctggagctgccgccTCTCTTGGGCAAGACTCGGTTTCGGCGCTCCCAGGCCTTTACGATGCCATCATCCAcctcggcctcttcttccagtaGCCCAGACTCTtcgtctccctcttcttcttcttcaagctcgctgacttgttcctcttcttcatcgtcactGCGAATGTCTTCGGCGTTCTGGCCGCTGAGCACCTTTACAACAACCTTGAGGATGGCATAAGACCAGATCATCATGATCCCTTGTAACGCAACGAGGTAGCTGAAGAATCCGTTAAAGATGGACTGGTTGAAGCAGATCAAGCCCTCTGGATCCTTGAACGGCTCAAGCAGCCAAGACCACCCGCTAGGCTGGGGCAGAGGCCCCTGAAGGCTGTTCATGCCGCCCTGGAAGCAGGTTTTCGGCACGATAGCAGGAACATCAAAGTAGACGCTGCGGATCACCATGAGGAAAAACACATGGCGGGTGGCGAGCcaaacgacgacgaagagtcCAAAGAGAATGTCGCAAAGGGTGTTGAAGCCCAGATACTTGGCGCACTTGGCAAGCTGTAGACCCGTTAGTAGGCTTGTCGTTAAAAGATTTGAACAAGGGCAGGAGACTCAACTGGAAAGACAATGTCGACAATgtccatgatgatgagaatCAGGTTGCCAACGCGCGTGAAATGGTAGGCGTATGAGGCTACGACCAGTCCGATGGTGACGACGTGGTGCGACAGCATCTGCCAGTAATCCTTTCGCTGCTTCTCAATGTTGATGACATAGACTTGCTGTATCCAGAAAGCCAGCTGCGcgagaaaataaaacttcATAGTCCCTGTAATCTCCCGGCTGGGCCAGTCTGTCCAGAGCTCGGCCATGTTGAGAAAGTACGGAGAGGAGTACCAGATATACTGAGAGCCAGATTAGCAAGAGAAACAAGACTGTTGCcttgaaaaaagaaggcaaaagaaggcaaaagaaggaaagagtCAAGTCAgatggatgaagagagacATACTACACCAAGAGGCCAGAAGAGGCAGTAGTAGCAAATCATCCACGTCTGTTCGGCAAACCGCTCAacgtccttggccttggagatTCCCCAGCGCCGTCCTAGGGGGCCCAAAACACCGTTCATGAGGCCATCGCGCAATCCAGTAAAGAGGACCAGATAGTAGAATACGTAGTAGATGTCATTGGAGCCCACTGCATACTTTCCGGTAGTGGGGTTGTAGTGGGAGAGCGACCAGAAGGGCCTTGTGAAGGGCCGGGCTCTAGGAATCAGCAATTGGGTGAGATAGAGAAGGGCCACGAGATTGAAAACGATGCCTGCTGCCAGGTTAGAATGGACATTCACGGCCCAATTGATAAAAATTCCACATACCGGCTTGGTTGTCGAGAAACAGCTGCTtgatgctgcggctgctgcctcCACCTCGCTTGCTTAGCCGCATCGCAATCAGACGCTCATTTTTAGAAACGAGCTGCCCACGCGAATGAGCCGCAGCCTCGGGGTCGGATTTCATTTCCACGGGCCCTTTGAGGTTACGAAAGGAGTGCGGGCTGCCAATATCTGCGTTGCCCATCTTTCGAGTTTGGGTGGGCAGAGAGGGGAAGCGTGAGAAGGAGCCAGGGTTTGTCCGCGAATCAATGGCTGAGATTAGACGCGTGTAGAGATAAAAAGACTGTAGCAGGCGGTTTTAGTGACGAAAAGATACAAAATAAGTATCTTCTTGGCGTTatcctttgtttttcctttaATTGTTTTTCGTAAAGCCTTGGATGAGGTGAATTTCCAGGCTTTGTTTGTCGGTGCTTAGGTGGGTGAGTTCAAGCTACGTCGAACAAACGGCCTGGTTCCCGCCTTTCGCAACAGctgcaaagagagaaaagagtcCTGAGGGAGCGAGAGATTAGGGGAAACGGACCGCCTGGGCTGATTTAGctcaggttttttttttttcgggctTGCTAGCTCTAAGCTGTGCAGTGGATTCGAAAAGCAGGCTGTGCCCAGTTTTTAGCTTGGGCGATGGCGCTGGACGCGTTTCACATTTGGGTTGATCTATTCACTGAGAGTTGGATACGAGCTGAGACAGCGAGACTCTGGCGTCGcttggaggaaaagaagaagaagaagaagaatggaaaATCAACTGCTCagaggctttttttatctgtTCAAGTGCCGAGATTCATGATTCATGCGTGCAATTGGGCATCGAGTGAGTAAAGCATACGGAATCAGCGGAACCTGGTTAACAAACAGCGTGCTTTTTGTGACGCATCGTGTACGCACGCTTCATGTATCGGAGTGGAGGATCCCTGGGTTGCTGCCTTTCTCAACGGTTTTTCTGGtactaatactactgcaCCCGGCCATGGTGGaagctataaataattgTCTGCTTGATAAACATGCAGTGGATAGGTGGATGGCTCTAGAGGCTCGTCAGCATGTAGTAATAGTAGTGTATTAGAGCTCAACCTCGGAACTGCGCAGTGCATCAGAGTGGCGTCTGACGTCTGGTTACTCGTGTATAGCCGAATTTGCCGTCACAACCTCACTCGAGGCATCTCGTGATAAGGCACGAATTGACGTTCCGAGAGCCAAGAAGCCTCCTACGTGGATGTGCGAGGCCTCAGTTCGGTTGCCTCGTTCCATTTTCATTTCCCCTGCACAGGATTGAGGCGCGATTTCTGTGGCGGGGCTCTCACCAGCTCTCCACCGCCAACGCCAGTGTCCACACGCAGTGCTTGTATTTGCACGAAACAAACGACTGGACATGGAGTCGCAAGACGTCGCAGCCACTAGAGACCGCCTCTAGCGGCCCGGCGCCCTAAATGCGGAGAGGCGTGGCGATCTCCTCCACGTTGGGGCAGCGATGGCGCTGTACAGTATAGATACAAGTATGTAAGACGACAATCAACCGTCTTTCTGCCCAAACCGTCTGATTCACACTGAATAATGTTTGAACGCTCCCAATGCCGGTAACGCTCCCGATGCCGCAGCGTATTCGGCAAGCTTGTCTCAATTGTTCCGTACCATTGGTTCCGTACCTGTATATGCTCAATATTACCAGTACCAGACGCCAAAAGCTCCCTTGCATCAAAAGCGCGCCTCCACTAATAAGACCAATGCcagtggagagagaggaccGCATCTTGGGCTCGAAAAGCTAGACTAGCAGTACCCGGGCCTGCTGCAGGGCACGGCGGCTATTGCTTGTACCTGGCGTCGTCCAAGCTCCCCCCCCCAGCCTCTGGATTTCAACCACCAAGAAGCGAAATTCGCATCGGCCCTGAACCACTGGTTCACGGCATTCCGCATCGCTGGATCGAGATTTGTGCCGTGTATCAGTGTTCAGTGTTTGGCCGTCACTCCAGATGAATAACTGCAGCATTCCGGGGCATTatagtatgtagtagcagTTGCAGATGTGCTATACCAACGCAGCAGATTAGATTCAAGGATGGCAAATGGGTCAagcaagcacaagcacaagctcCATGTTAGCTTCGGCCCCCaaagctgaaaaaaaaaaaaaaaaaaaaaaaaagagagagagagagagagagagagagatgcagCCATCATGCCAGCTGACTTGGAGAGGCCTCGTCGAATCATGGCTGCTGGCCTCTCACCACTGctcttctgtttttttttttttttttaccgcCGGGCAATTGGCTCGTATCCTCAAACAATGCCGCCAGCCACCATTTGCTTCTCTGGATAGCATCTGACACTGGCCCACGCATTGGCATCGATCGTCGTTCCTCTTTGCCGTGCATCTTTCtgtgcttctcttctttctctctcttctctgtttCTTATCCTCTCCTCCACCTACAATTGCGCACAATACCCGCATAGCCTGAGACCACCCAAGCATCGCGCCCAGCTCGCatcagcatcttcttcagcactcCCCCAACCCAGCGCCTATTAAACGcccatcctctctctctacacATACATGCCGCTGCAACACCACTTCGGCATCAAGCGAGCTGGAGTCTCACGTGCAACTCCAGAGGCTGCCACTGACAGCCCGTAAATTGCATGTAGCGCCAGGTGCCAGCCCACGATCGGCGCTGGCTGTGCTCTTTTGCTATACGAGGACCCGACctcagctctcttcttcttcgccttcgtcatcgccatctctgcGCGCCAGCCCTGTCCACTAAATCATTATTTTCAGCT
It encodes:
- a CDS encoding uncharacterized protein (TransMembrane:8 (i66-84o117-140i161-182o202-219i231-249o255-273i285-309o362-381i)); this encodes MGNADIGSPHSFRNLKGPVEMKSDPEAAAHSRGQLVSKNERLIAMRLSKRGGGSSRSIKQLFLDNQAGIVFNLVALLYLTQLLIPRARPFTRPFWSLSHYNPTTGKYAVGSNDIYYVFYYLVLFTGLRDGLMNGVLGPLGRRWGISKAKDVERFAEQTWMICYYCLFWPLGVYIWYSSPYFLNMAELWTDWPSREITGTMKFYFLAQLAFWIQQVYVINIEKQRKDYWQMLSHHVVTIGLVVASYAYHFTRVGNLILIIMDIVDIVFPLAKCAKYLGFNTLCDILFGLFVVVWLATRHVFFLMVIRSVYFDVPAIVPKTCFQGGMNSLQGPLPQPSGWSWLLEPFKDPEGLICFNQSIFNGFFSYLVALQGIMMIWSYAILKVVVKVLSGQNAEDIRSDDEEEEQVSELEEEEEGDEESGLLEEEAEVDDGIVKAWERRNRVLPKRGGSSSGLHLPGHSDRKEFLNRIGCEKQID
- a CDS encoding uncharacterized protein (TransMembrane:8 (i78-95o131-148i181-204o224-242i254-272o278-297i304-323o353-378i)), whose protein sequence is MAGHDAAPLLSSSPPPSQANGAVRRRNQQLAGPTEISAAASNGPNGAASSSRLSADKKRRRKARSLFRRFARFSFKHTWVAPLILLVLFGAAYAVNPTDANPVSRFIFLSYEQPNPSAHLDPTLPAHYGKGLWDVAFVAFYTIVLSFTRELMMQELLIPLGRINGIKSKGKQQRFAEQMYTAIYFSCMGPTGVYVMSRSPVWYFNTAGMYETFPHRSHEAVFKFYYLFQAAYWAQQGVVMLLGFEKPRKDFKELVAHHIVTLALIGLSYRFHFTHMGIAVYITHDISDVFLALSKSLHYIDSPLVVPVYVTNIFVWIYLRHYINLRILYSILTEFRTVGPYELNWETQQYKCWISNIITFALLASLQALNLFWLYCLFRSMYKFVVYKIKKDDRSESSEEEENAQPEAEPLLEGNGLANSNVKPAAGANDSL